A genomic segment from Torulaspora delbrueckii CBS 1146 chromosome 3, complete genome encodes:
- the CAF16 gene encoding putative ATP-binding cassette family ATPase CAF16 (similar to Saccharomyces cerevisiae CAF16 (YFL028C); ancestral locus Anc_8.42) has product MSFAIEVEKLTYKFAECARPSLVDVDLQIPWNTRTLVMGSNGAGKSTLLKVLSGKHLCLDGKILVNGQNPFSPVCTVGEGQEYHVTTYLGTEWCHMSIINRDIGVLELLTSIGLQHFQERGDQLCEILGVDLQWRMFKLSDGQKRRVQLVMGLLKPWKVLLLDEVTVDLDVIARGKLLQFLKWETETRQCSVVYATHIFDGLAQWPDQVLHLKEGRIIDRLDCHRDVKFTTANDAGNGTVAFNRQTPVVSISKVSSLHPLAVAWLTDDPNELKQATPLPDV; this is encoded by the coding sequence ATGTCGTTCGCtattgaagttgagaaGCTTACTTACAAATTTGCTGAATGCGCCAGGCCCTCTCTTGTTGATGTGGATTTGCAAATTCCCTGGAACACAAGAACCCTGGTTATGGGATCCAATGGTGCTGGTAAATCGACACTATTGAAAGTTCTTAGTGGTAAACATCTGTGTCTGGATGGTAAGATTCTAGTCAATGGTCAGAACCCGTTCAGCCCTGTTTGTACTGTCGGAGAAGGCCAGGAGTACCACGTTACCACGTACTTGGGTACTGAATGGTGCCATATGAGCATTATAAACAGAGATATCGGTGTTTTAGAGCTCCTAACAAGTATTGGACTACaacattttcaagaaagaggaGATCAATTGTGTGAGATTCTCGGTGTTGATCTACAATGGCGGATGTTCAAACTCAGTGATGGCCAGAAAAGACGCGTTCAACTGGTAATGGGACTTTTAAAACCTTGGAAAGTGTTACTACTAGACGAAGTGACAGTCGATCTCGACGTGATTGCCCGGGGCAAATTACTCCAATTCTTAAAATGGGAAACAGAAACAAGACAGTGTTCCGTTGTCTACGCGACTCATATCTTTGATGGCTTAGCCCAATGGCCTGATCAGGTACtgcatttgaaagaaggtCGCATAATCGACCGTTTGGACTGCCATCGGGATGTCAAGTTTACCACCGCGAACGATGCGGGAAACGGAACGGTCGCATTCAATCGCCAGACTCCAGTGGTATCGATCTCGAAAGTCAGCAGTCTCCATCCGCTCGCGGTCGCTTGGCTTACAGACGATCCAAACGAACTCAAGCAGGCCACTCCGTTGCCCGATGTTTGA
- the SPT8 gene encoding SAGA complex subunit SPT8 (similar to Saccharomyces cerevisiae SPT8 (YLR055C); ancestral locus Anc_8.43), with translation MDEVDDILDQNRAAQQEVEDEEDEEDDEEDETILRNNMDKEADERGQNDGEGDQEGPEDEEEEDDDEDDGDNDEVGDADNDDDEEDEDEDEDEEDDEVEDDDENEDEDEDDDEEAKGIKDKENTSRENGKVEGEEMENDENTDDKMDIDSEEEDQTKKVPDGLSDVHNYYTQMLHSAKIASSYKIYPTAAIPIQTEVNAVAMSKGLQYLFLGGSDGFIRKYDFLNTMDGKLSLTILQKHSLAESIQNAGILMSYWENEVPQRRSEMKLSKSNKEYDPKVSPVYAIEVQSECLFLLSGLDNGGITMQGVRYMEGSIGHYFKSKEGHTNVVNQLRLNGDETKFISGSWDKRLLEWDLSSGGIVNEFKGSTSEISSLEMRPLYATVDINDVVREMKQSKDEEDDRNSDDDMGSLFGDEEEEEDVKKDEHNDDFKDKSTKKLNANHLEEISRNTLNVAYDESVFLTSGLNGSVDIWDRRIPTNPVINLERGPKVPPWCQSACWCMDGDRIYAGRRNACVEEFDLKMPSRPSNTLKLPAISGPVTCVRAMPNNKQILCASRDNIRLYNTGNNPHSKGTAVPFLIVPGHHGGAISNMYVDPTCRFLVSTSGNRGWQGNSTDTTFIYEIDLE, from the coding sequence ATGGATGAGGTAGATGATATATTAGACCAAAATCGGGCAGCTCAGCAGGAGGTTGAAgacgaggaagatgaggaagatgatgaggaagatgagacTATACTGCGGAACAATATGGACAAGGAAGCTGATGAAAGGGGCCAGAATGATGGAGAAGGCGACCAAGAAGGCCCCGAagatgaggaggaagaggacgaCGATGAGGACGACGGTGATAACGATGAGGTCGGTGATGCCGATAACGAcgatgacgaggaagatgaagatgaagatgaagatgaagaagatgatgaagtagaggatgatgatgagaacgaggacgaagacgaagacgatgatgaagaggctAAAGGTATCAAGGACAAAGAGAATACGTCAAGGgaaaatggtaaagttgaGGGtgaagaaatggagaaCGATGAAAACACTGATGACAAGATGGATATTGattcagaagaagaggatcaGACAAAGAAAGTTCCAGACGGCTTGAGTGATGTTCATAACTACTATACGCAGATGTTACATTCAGCCAAAATTGCGAGTTCTTACAAGATTTATCCAACAGCGGCAATACCGATTCAAACTGAGGTCAACGCAGTGGCCATGTCCAAAGGATTGCAATATTTGTTTCTTGGTGGAAGTGATGGATTCATAAGGAAGTATGATTTCCTCAATACGATGGATGGGAAACTATCTCTCACAATCTTGCAAAAACATTCTCTAGCGGAATCAATCCAGAATGCAGGTATCTTGATGTCCTATTGGGAGAATGAGGTTCCTCAGAGAAGGTCGGAAATGAAATTGTCGAAGAGCAATAAGGAATATGACCCTAAAGTAAGTCCCGTTTATGCCATCGAAGTTCAAAGTGAGTGTCTTTTCCTGTTGAGCGGGTTAGATAACGGTGGAATAACAATGCAAGGTGTGAGATACATGGAAGGCTCAATCGGCCACTATTTTAAGAGCAAAGAAGGTCATACCAACGTTGTGAATCAACTCCGATTGAATGGTGATGAAACAAAGTTTATAAGTGGTTCATGGGACAAACGACTGCTTGAATGGGACTTGTCAAGTGGTGGGATTGTAAACGAGTTCAAAGGATCAACATCAGAAATTTCTTCCTTGGAAATGAGACCACTGTATGCCACGGTTGACATCAACGATGTTGTAAGAGAAATGAAACAAAgcaaagatgaagaggatgatcGAAATAGCGATGATGACATGGGGTCTCTATTCGgagacgaagaagaagaagaagatgttaAGAAAGATGAGCATAACGATGATTTTAAGGATaaatcaacaaagaagctgaacGCCAAccatttggaagaaatctCTAGAAATACACTTAATGTGGCATATGATGAGTCCGTATTCTTAACTTCAGGTTTAAATGGTTCAGTGGATATTTGGGATCGTCGTATACCGACAAACCCTGTAAtaaatttggaaagaggGCCCAAAGTGCCTCCTTGGTGTCAATCGGCGTGTTGGTGCATGGATGGTGATCGAATCTACGCCGGTAGAAGAAATGCTTGCGTTGAAGAGTTCGATTTGAAGATGCCGTCGCGGCCAAGTAATACATTGAAACTACCAGCTATATCAGGTCCTGTTACATGCGTGCGTGCAATGCCCAATAACAAGCAAATATTGTGTGCTTCGCGAGATAACATCAGACTTTATAATACGGGCAATAACCCCCACTCAAAGGGTACTGCAGTGCCGTTTTTGATTGTTCCTGGTCATCACGGCGGTGCGATCTCTAACATGTATGTGGATCCGACGTGTAGATTTTTGGTCAGCACCAGTGGGAATCGTGGCTGGCAAGGTAACTCGACTGATACAACATTTATATACGAGATAGATCTAGAATAG
- the GYP8 gene encoding GTPase-activating protein GYP8 (similar to Saccharomyces cerevisiae GYP8 (YFL027C); ancestral locus Anc_8.44) produces MNIDAYSSTCQKSLSCSDESLHCDFLTESLFDERSLLTFFNDAEQRDIKSRIIRNALADHNLDGLTRLGSSNFGFVTTDLRSDCWLMLLMDQLKLSKKEEEQFLGECGKEHVDENQVYLDVKRSFTGVTDPDRKEMLRNLLQNIIVRLLRKYPKLRYYQGYHDVVSVFVTVFIEGHEYHGFAQGEENLSLSDMTSKGDENYSASEVGSNHDSSASTECYEGELSEKTIVSKDKLFRCVEAFTLLYLRDFMMNSLDFPIDQLNVIPQMIKSRDKQLFKKLHLDKIEPFFAISSILTIYSHELKPVENQPNAPIFLIFDYVISSQSMLVPLTMYSTLILDNKDKILREIALNVDNFENTVDLVHGVMQQVLTSASYDEGVWEKVLRLVRSTSSKDNASKYKKVFNKFSTILTTASGPKSSMGYNLEYVTDLLDKEINENAKRKAIQRERRLHPRESKPLVRLFLYAHNHTIPFICRVSLLIGLMALLVRAYRGGQVKALMPTAKIFMRKFQGSSIAGLYRGTKIIWLDPLHELLKGSLLSKSSTSSTVSK; encoded by the coding sequence ATGAACATTGATGCTTATAGTTCAACATGCCAGAAATCTCTCTCATGTAGTGATGAGTCCCTACACTGTGATTTCCTTACAGAATCTCTATTCGATGAAAGGTCACTACtcactttcttcaatgatgctGAACAGAGGGATATCAAGTCGAGAATTATTAGGAATGCGCTAGCTGATCATAATTTGGACGGCCTTACTAGGCTTGGCTCCAGTAACTTCGGTTTCGTGACGACAGACCTTAGGAGTGATTGCTGGCTAATGCTTCTAATGGACCAACTGAAATTGAGCAAAAAAGAGGAGGAACAGTTTCTTGGCGAATGTGGCAAGGAACATGTTGACGAGAATCAAGTATATCTGGATGTCAAGAGATCGTTTACGGGAGTTACTGATCCAGACAGGAAGGAAATGCTGAGAAACCTACTTCAAAATATAATCGTTAGGTTGCTGAGGAAATATCCCAAACTCAGATATTACCAAGGTTACCATGATGTTGTTTCTGTATTTGTGACAGTATTTATTGAGGGCCATGAGTACCATGGATTCGCACAAGGGGAGGAAAACCTATCTCTCAGTGATATGACCAGTAAGGGAGACGAGAATTACTCTGCCTCAGAAGTAGGAAGTAATCATGATAGTTCCGCATCCACAGAATGTTATGAGGGAGAGCTCAGTGAGAAGACGATTGTCTCTAAAGACAAGCTGTTCAGATGCGTTGAAGCATTTACGCTGCTATACCTACGTGACTTCATGATGAACTCGCTAGATTTcccaattgatcaacttaATGTCATCCCacaaatgatcaaatcgaGGGATAAacaattgttcaagaaaCTACATTTGGACAAGATAGAACCATTCTTTGCCATCTCCTCAATACTGACCATTTACTCTCACGAATTGAAGCCTGTTGAGAATCAACCGAATGCACCAATCTTTCTAATCTTTGACTACGTCATCTCATCACAATCAATGCTGGTTCCATTGACTATGTACTCCACACTCATACTGGATAATAAGGACAAGATTCTGAGAGAAATCGCATTGAATGTGGACAATTTTGAGAATACGGTAGATCTTGTTCATGGGGTAATGCAACAAGTTCTCACATCAGCTTCCTACGATGAAGGTGTCTGGGAAAAAGTATTACGTCTCGTAAGGTCAACATCCTCAAAGGATAACGCTAGCAAATACAAGAAagtcttcaacaaattcagCACTATTTTGACAACTGCTTCAGGGCCAAAGTCAAGCATGGGTTATAATCTCGAATATGTGACAGACCTTTTGGATAAAGAAATTAACGAGAATGCCAAACGAAAAGCGATACAGCGAGAGAGAAGATTGCATCCTCGCGAGTCAAAACCGTTGGTTCGACTCTTCTTGTACGCGCATAATCACACAATTCCCTTCATATGCCGAGTTTCTTTACTTATCGGGTTGATGGCATTACTAGTCAGAGCTTACAGAGGCGGCCAAGTTAAGGCTCTAATGCCTACTGCCAAAATATTCATGCGAAAATTTCAAGGTTCCTCTATTGCAGGTCTGTATCGAGGGACTAAAATTATATGGCTGGATCCATTACACGAATTGCTGAAAGGCTCACTGTTAAGTAAatcttcaacctcttccACTGTAAGTAAATAG
- the STE2 gene encoding alpha-factor pheromone receptor STE2 (similar to Saccharomyces cerevisiae STE2 (YFL026W); ancestral locus Anc_8.45) yields the protein MSDSAQNLSDLAFNSSYNPLDSFITFTSIYGDNTAVKFSVLQDMVDVNTNEAIVYGTRCGASVLTQIIMWMISKNRRTPVFIINQVSLTLILIHSALYFKYLLSGFGSVVYGLTAFPQLIKPGDLRAFAAANIVMVLLVASIEASLIFQVKVIFTGDNMKRVGLILTIICTCMGLATVTMYFITAVKSIVSLYRDMSGSSTVLYNVSLIMLASSIHFMALILVVKLFLAVRSRRFLGLKQFDSFHILLIISCQTLLVPSLLFIIAYSFPSSKNIESLKAIAVLTVVLSLPLSSMWATAANNFTNSSSSGSDSAPTNGGFYGRGSSNLYPEKTDNRSPKGARNALYELRSKNNAEGQADIYTVTDIENDIFNDLSKPVEQNIFSDVQIIDSHSLHKACSKEDPVMTLYTPNTAIEGEERKLWTSDCSCSTNGSTPVKKKSTGEYANLPPHLLRYDENYDEEAGGRRKASLKW from the coding sequence ATGTCAGACTCTGCTCAAAACCTAAGCGATTTGGCTTTCAATTCCAGCTACAATCCCCTTGATAGTTTTATTACATTTACGTCAATTTATGGTGATAACACTGCTGTAAAATTTAGTGTGTTGCAGGATATGGTTGACGTAAATACGAATGAAGCTATTGTCTATGGTACCAGATGTGGTGCCTCAGTATTAACGCAAATTATCATGTGGATGATATCGAAAAATCGGAGAACTCCAGtattcatcatcaatcagGTCTCTTTAACGCTAATCCTTATACACTCTGCGCTATATTTCAAGTACTTGTTAAGCGGTTTTGGCTCAGTGGTTTACGGCTTGACAGCCTTCCCACAACTAATTAAGCCAGGTGATCTACGGGCTTTCGCTGCGGCTAATATCGTCATGGTACTATTAGTTGCGTCAATTGAGGCCTCATTAATATTCCAGGTCAAAGTTATATTCACTGGCGACAATATGAAAAGAGTCGGACTCATACTGACAATCATTTGCACTTGCATGGGGTTAGCTACCGTTACAATGTATTTCATAACTGCTGTGAAATCTATCGTATCACTTTACAGGGATATGAGTGGATCATCTACCGTATTATACAACGTTTCGCTGATTATGCTTGCATCGTCCATCCACTTTATGGCGCTTATCCTAGTCGTTAAACTGTTTCTAGCGGTTCGCTCTAGACGGTTTTTGGGGTTGAAACAATTTGATAGTTTCCACATCTTGTTGATTATCTCCTGCCAAACATTATTGGTCCCTTCACTTCTATTCATCATTGCTTACTCGTTCCCAAGTAGCAAAAACATCGAATCTTTAAAGGCAATTGCTGTTTTGACTGTCGTTCTTTCCCTgcctctttcttcaatgtgGGCAACTGCAGCCAACAATTTCACAAATTCCTCCTCTTCCGGTTCTGATTCGGCGCCTACCAACGGTGGCTTTTATGGAAGAGGATCTTCCAATCTTTACCCAGAAAAGACCGATAATCGAAGCCCGAAAGGTGCCAGGAATGCTCTATATGAGCtaagatcaaagaataaCGCCGAGGGCCAGGCTGATATTTACACGGTGACAGATATTGAGAACGATATTTTCAACGATCTCTCCAAGCCAGTTGAGCAGAATATTTTCTCTGATGTCCAAATTATAGACAGCCATTCCCTTCATAAGGCTTGCTCGAAGGAAGATCCCGTAATGACACTATACACGCCAAATACAGCAATTGAGGGCGAGGAAAGAAAACTTTGGACAAGCGATTGTTCGTGCTCAACAAATGGTAGTACGCCCgtcaagaagaagtcgaCAGGAGAATACGCAAACCTTCCTCCACATCTATTACGTTACGACGAAAATTATGATGAGGAGGCTGGTGGTAGAAGGAAAGCCTCATTGAAGTGGTAA
- the BST1 gene encoding Bst1p (similar to Saccharomyces cerevisiae BST1 (YFL025C); ancestral locus Anc_8.46): MSALPTSIKEKTHHSISKESKGKRPENTLDVDVDGEPVNGIERDTTYHDKQGKSKLQITSLIGLLMIIVITFSTLLGSFNGSDSPQCRSIYMYPAYARIDGFDSRFTSLAQKYHLYLYREQGKDRNPMENEEIQLDGIPVLFIPGNAGSYKQVRSIAAASSNIFFEDKESIENMYTKNLDFFAADFNEDFTAFHGRTMIDQAEYLNDAIRYILSLYEQSKSYIDPLPTSVIVIGHSMGGVVARLLPTLQNHVDYSIRALITLSSPHALAPVTFDGDILKIYQRTNDYWRNQMNDKSSFLAQNVSLVSITGGILDMMLPADYTAVEDILPIENGFTTYSTTIPEVWTPIDHLAVVWCDQLRSKVARLLLEIVDGTTAEKVRPLRQRMFVSRKMLLSGLEDEMMQDLELIDPKKYSEVYESQDFREAYDLKGSQRLSISRSNKNQFPRYSKFILPSDGQNTTFSFLTSLQEPQVFFCKLNQQLEEATHSKSSMNCVSAFHDMATVPASSSDLEFPAQSSLDDVTHPFKMLSIDKRILSQYDFIVVENKKAAIQNDQDFIYAGLTSDKISTDVSERPVQLVFSGMQLTLNSSFLYHTFRFPKLWDSLLSYRVSCSSKAYTSDRLIFEPLIRQWIEDPFETKWHVNINNSDIDINMHNVAPFIPLEELHDKSLMLTVIVPPNYGLELCVRINWTLTLKMLFIRYRLTFLSLPISLACIIVAYQFFNYRQTREFITFNSALASVLKRGLVLALAIILLSPATNSKPLQRILFMLDPIRLNQPFLLEEEHIHTNFYFLGIRSWFMSPLGLFFMVMSVAILYLIASIFDFIESLVIAISVRFAASAIRNEVRLKDRPSINKPRRTITSFLLIGIVFFYVPYQIASAVSLLIQIGTCFRVAIKSTRSGFKNYDNLRNYNFSVFLILSFVVAINAPIIVVFLHNVAIRWETPFRSHHNVLAIAPIIFLVSTNSAFNMPLFKSGKFYENGISAILFGYTGVFCLIYGARNLYWIHHLFNITCAWLLLTIFSNNAQTDNVDKAKITQA; this comes from the coding sequence ATGTCTGCTCTACCCACATCAATCAAGGAGAAAACGCATCATAGCATATCAAAGGAGAGCAAGGGGAAAAGACCTGAAAACACGTTGGATGTCGATGTTGATGGTGAGCCGGTGAACGGTATCGAAAGAGATACAACTTATCATGATAAGCAAGGAAAATCAAAACTCCAGATCACGTCGCTTATTGGCCTGCTTATGATAATAGTAATCACATTTTCGACGTTATTGGGATCTTTCAACGGATCAGATTCGCCCCAATGTAGATCAATCTACATGTATCCTGCCTACGCCAGGATTGATGGATTTGATTCAAGGTTTACAAGCTTAGCCCAGAAGTATCACTTATACCTTTACAGAGAGCAGGGGAAAGATAGGAACCCTAtggaaaatgaagagattcagCTTGATGGGATTCCAGTTCTCTTTATACCCGGAAATGCCGGAAGTTATAAACAGGTCAGATCTATTGCTGCCGCTAGCAGTAACatattctttgaagataaaGAGAGCATTGAAAATATGTACACGAAGAATCTAGATTTTTTTGCAGCTGACttcaatgaagatttcaCAGCATTTCATGGCAGAACCATGATAGATCAAGCCGAATACCTCAATGATGCTATACGTTATATCCTATCGCTATACGAACAATCAAAAAGTTATATTGATCCACTTCCTACTTCAGTGATAGTGATTGGTCACTCAATGGGAGGCGTCGTTGCTCGCCTTTTACCCACTTTGCAGAATCATGTGGACTATTCTATCAGAGCGCTGATTACTCTCTCATCACCTCATGCATTAGCCCCTGTAACATTTGATGGggatattttgaaaatatATCAACGAACTAATGATTATTGGCGTAATCAAATGAACGACAAGAGCTCCTTCCTTGCCCAAAATGTTTCATTGGTTTCTATTACTGGCGGAATCTTGGACATGATGCTGCCTGCCGATTATACAGCAGTTGAAGACATTCTGCCCATCGAAAATGGGTTCACCACCtattcaacaacaattcCTGAGGTTTGGACGCCAATAGATCATTTAGCAGTTGTCTGGTGTGATCAGCTGAGAAGTAAGGTGGCAAGATTATTACTTGAGATAGTTGATGGAACAACCGCTGAAAAAGTGCGACCTCTCCGCCAGAGAATGTTCGTGTCTAGAAAAATGCTTCTCTCTGGCCTGGAAGACGAAATGATGCAAGACCTTGAGCTAATAGATCCAAAAAAATACTCCGAGGTATATGAGTCGCAGGACTTCCGTGAAGCTTACGACCTCAAAGGTTCACAGCGACTTTCAATTTCCAGATCTAACAAGAATCAGTTTCCAAGATACTCGAAATTCATATTGCCATCTGATGGACAGAATACAACATTTTCCTTTCTTACGTCTTTGCAAGAGCCACAAGTTTTCTTTTGTAAACTGAATCAACAGCTTGAAGAGGCCACGCACTCGAAGTCAAGCATGAACTGCGTATCCGCTTTCCATGACATGGCCACTGTTCCCGCTTCTTCCAGTGATCTAGAATTTCCTGCGCAATCTTCCTTAGATGACGTTACGCATCCTTTCAAGATGCTCAGCATCGATAAAAGGATATTATCCCAGTACGACTTTATTGTGGTAGAGAACAAAAAAGCGGCAAttcaaaatgatcaagaCTTTATTTACGCAGGACTGACGTCTgacaaaatttcaactgATGTTAGTGAAAGACCGGTTCAGCTAGTTTTCTCTGGTATGCAACTCACCCTCAATTCAAGCTTTTTATATCACACTTTCAGATTTCCCAAGCTATGGGATTCGTTGTTGTCTTACAGGGTTTCCTGCTCATCTAAAGCATATACAAGCGATAGACTAATCTTCGAGCCGCTTATCAGGCAATGGATCGAAGATCCCTTCGAGACGAAATGGCACGTCAACATCAACAATTCAGATATTGACATAAATATGCACAACGTTGCTCCGTTCATACCACTTGAGGAATTGCACGATAAGTCACTAATGCTAACTGTCATCGTACCACCCAACTACGGTCTTGAACTTTGTGTGCGTATTAATTGGACATTGACATTGAAAATGCTATTCATTAGGTACAGGCTAACCTTTTTATCTCTGCCAATTTCTCTCGCCTGCATTATAGTTGCTTATCAGTTCTTCAACTATCGCCAAACCAGAGAATTCATTACTTTCAATTCTGCTTTAGCTAGTGTTTTGAAGAGAGGTTTAGTTTTGGCCCTGGCGATAATTCTGTTGTCCCCCGCTACCAACTCGAAACCCTTACAGCGGATACTATTCATGTTAGATCCGATCCGTCTGAATCAACCGTTCttgctggaagaagaacataTTCATACCAACTTTTATTTTCTAGGAATACGAAGTTGGTTTATGTCACCGCTTGGCCTCTTCTTCATGGTTATGTCTGTGGCTATTCTATACCTTATCGCCAGTATTTTCGATTTTATCGAAAGCCTTGTTATCGCCATATCAGTCAGATTTGCCGCTTCTGCCATACGTAATGAAGTGAGATTGAAAGACCGCCCATCTATCAATAAGCCACGAAGAACTATAACAAGTTTTCTGCTGATTGGAATTGTTTTCTTTTATGTTCCTTACCAGATAGCCTCTGCAGTGAGCTTGCTGATACAAATTGGAACCTGCTTCAGGGTAGCCATTAAATCAACTAGATCTGGGTTTAAAAATTACGATAATCTAAGGAATTACAACTTTTCAGTCTTTTTGATCCTATCATTTGTGGTTGCAATAAATGCCCCAATTATAGTTGTATTTTTGCATAATGTTGCCATTAGATGGGAAACACCATTCAGATCCCACCACAATGTATTGGCAATTGCTCCTATTATTTTCTTGGTGAGCACAAATTCTGCTTTCAACATGCCGCTTTTCAAATCTGGGAAGTTTTACGAGAATGGCATCAGCGCAATATTGTTTGGCTACACAGGGGTTTTCTGCCTGATATATGGTGCCAGAAACCTGTACTGGATACACCACCTCTTCAACATAACATGCGCCTGGCTTCTCTTAACCATTTTTTCGAATAATGCTCAGACAGACAATGTAGATAAAGCAAAGATCACTCAGGCATAG